GCAACCGCCTCTTCCTCGAACGCCTCCTCGCCGCTGGAGATGCCGCATGACCACCCCCGCCCTGGAGATCTTCGCCCGCCCCGACGCGCTCGGAGAGGCCCTCGCCGGGCGGATCCTCGCCGCCGCCGCCGAGGCAGGCGCCGCCGGCCGGCCCTTCCTGCTCGGCTGCCCCGGCGGCCGCTCGCCCCGCCCGGTCTACCAGGCGATGGCGGCGGCGCTCGCCGCGGCGCCGCGCGACCTCGGCCATGTCGTGATCGTGATGATGGACGACTATCTCGCCGAGCGCGATGGGCGGCTCGACCATGTCGACGCCGACGCCCATTACAGCTGCCGGCGCTTCGGCCGCGAGGAGATCCTGGCGGTGCTGAACGCCGGCTTGCCCGAGCCCTGGCGCATTCCGGCCGCCAATCTCTGGGTCCCCGACCCGGCCGATCCCGCCGCCTATGACCGGCGGATCGCGGCGGCGGGCGGCATCGACCTCTTCATTCTGGCTTCCGGCGCCAGCGACGGCCACGTCGCCTTCAACCCCGCCGGCACGCCCGCCGATACCCGCACCCGCATCGTGCCGCTCGCCGAGGCGACGCGGCGCGACAACATGCAGACCTTCCCCGACTTCGCCAGCCTCGCCGAGGTGCCGGCCCACGGCATCAGCGTCGGCGTCGGCACCATCGCCGAGCAGTCCAGGGCGGCGGCGATGGTGCTGTGGGGCGAAGGCAAGCGCCTGGCCTTCCAGCGCATCGCGGCGGCGGACGGCTATGATCCGCAATGGCCGGCGAGCGTGGTCAATCTCTGCCGCAACGCCACGATCTTCGCCGATGCGGCCGCGGCCGGCCGGACGGGGCCGCGCTGATGCCGATTGCGCTCGGCGTCGACGTCGGCGGCACCAAGATCGCGGCGGCCCTCGTCGACCTCGAGGACGGCCGCCTGCTGCACCAGGTCACCGTGCCGACCGCCCTGGTGGACGGCGCCGGCGGCGTGCTGGCAGGCATCCGCCGCGCGGTGACCGCGGTCCGCGACCTCGGCCGCAGCGACGGCGCCGAGCCGATCGGCCTCGGCCTGCCCGAGCTGGTCTCGCCGGAGGGCGCCATCGCCAGCCGCTGGATCGCCGACTGGACGGGGCTCGACCCGCGCCGCGAGCTGGCCGACCTCGGCATCGTCGCCGTCGACAGCGACGTGCGGCTCGCCACCCTGGCCGAGCAGCGCTATGGCCATGGCCGCGACTTCGCCAGCTTCGCCTTCATCACGGCGGGCACCGGCCTCAGCTACAGCCATTGCTCGGACGGGCGGATCCACCGCGGCGCCCACGGCTTCGCCATCCATTTCGCCTCCAACGACCTGATGGTGATGGCCGACGGGCGCCAGGCCGCCTTCAACCTGGAATCCTTCGCCTCGGGCCTGGGCATGGCGCAGGCCTATGCCCGGCGCACCGGCCGCACGGCGAGCGCGCGCGACATCGTCGAGGGCCGCGCCGGGGCGGAGGGAGCGCTGCTGCTCGACCAGGCCACCACCGCCCTCGCCAGCTATGTCGGCCAGATGATCAACAT
This portion of the Labrys wisconsinensis genome encodes:
- a CDS encoding ROK family protein, yielding MPIALGVDVGGTKIAAALVDLEDGRLLHQVTVPTALVDGAGGVLAGIRRAVTAVRDLGRSDGAEPIGLGLPELVSPEGAIASRWIADWTGLDPRRELADLGIVAVDSDVRLATLAEQRYGHGRDFASFAFITAGTGLSYSHCSDGRIHRGAHGFAIHFASNDLMVMADGRQAAFNLESFASGLGMAQAYARRTGRTASARDIVEGRAGAEGALLLDQATTALASYVGQMINMLDPQAVVLGGGLGTAPAFFEAVRAKVPAYVWAEACRTLPIRASALHATAGVVGAAALHAPSPSGPNQPWPPSA
- a CDS encoding 6-phosphogluconolactonase, which gives rise to MTTPALEIFARPDALGEALAGRILAAAAEAGAAGRPFLLGCPGGRSPRPVYQAMAAALAAAPRDLGHVVIVMMDDYLAERDGRLDHVDADAHYSCRRFGREEILAVLNAGLPEPWRIPAANLWVPDPADPAAYDRRIAAAGGIDLFILASGASDGHVAFNPAGTPADTRTRIVPLAEATRRDNMQTFPDFASLAEVPAHGISVGVGTIAEQSRAAAMVLWGEGKRLAFQRIAAADGYDPQWPASVVNLCRNATIFADAAAAGRTGPR